A section of the Leptolyngbyaceae cyanobacterium genome encodes:
- a CDS encoding peptide ligase PGM1-related protein, producing the protein MKKLNFSSSEQVEKFQFLQGQLRERWQSIEEFDRANYDILVVPSVTLDQRELLKIEGFLNYEERLLFSLIRLQNPRTRVVYVTSQPLAPIVIDYYLQLLPGIPFSHARDRLQLFSTYDSSAKSLTEKILERPRLMERIRQALRPDKSFMICYNSTHLERQLSIELEVPLLAADPDLLYWGSKSGSRQIFAECGIPHPDGSPLVKNAEDLAEASAELWERQPSLQQMVVKLNEGFSGEGNALLDLTPIQKFAPSSSSHRERVAAITNEFSHLNFQAKNETWANFSSRIPELGAIVEAFIEGEEKRSPSVQGRITPNGEVEILSTHDQILGGSGGQIFLGCYFPADESYRLQLQEFGWRIGQNLAKKGALERFGVDFIAVRQPDELGQKKWDIQAIEINLRKGGTTHPFMTLKFLTNGRYDMSTGLFYSQQGCPKYYIATDNLQKERYRGLLPNDLMDIITWHRLHFDTSTETGTVFHLMGCLSEFGKLGLTSIGNSLQQAQDSYNKVIKVLDEETK; encoded by the coding sequence ATGAAAAAGTTAAATTTCTCTTCATCGGAACAAGTAGAAAAATTTCAATTTCTGCAAGGACAATTGCGGGAACGCTGGCAAAGCATTGAAGAATTCGATCGCGCCAATTACGATATATTGGTGGTTCCCTCCGTTACATTGGATCAGCGGGAATTACTGAAAATAGAAGGATTCCTCAACTACGAAGAAAGGCTGTTATTCTCGTTAATTAGGTTGCAAAATCCTCGCACGCGAGTAGTTTACGTTACTTCGCAACCTCTAGCCCCGATCGTAATTGATTATTACTTACAATTATTGCCGGGAATACCATTTTCCCACGCACGCGATCGCTTGCAACTATTTTCTACTTATGATTCCTCTGCCAAGTCTCTAACTGAAAAGATTTTAGAACGCCCTCGCTTAATGGAGAGGATTCGGCAGGCATTACGACCGGACAAATCATTTATGATTTGTTATAACTCAACCCACCTGGAAAGACAACTATCAATCGAGTTAGAAGTTCCTTTACTAGCAGCAGACCCGGATTTGCTTTATTGGGGTAGCAAAAGTGGCAGTCGGCAAATTTTTGCCGAGTGTGGGATTCCCCATCCCGATGGTAGCCCATTAGTTAAAAATGCAGAAGATTTAGCAGAAGCATCGGCAGAACTTTGGGAACGCCAACCTTCTTTACAGCAAATGGTAGTCAAGCTAAATGAAGGATTTTCCGGCGAAGGGAACGCCCTGTTAGATTTAACACCAATTCAAAAATTTGCTCCTAGCAGTTCATCTCATCGGGAAAGAGTTGCGGCAATTACTAATGAATTTAGCCATCTCAATTTTCAAGCCAAAAACGAAACATGGGCAAATTTTTCCAGTCGCATTCCTGAATTGGGTGCAATTGTAGAAGCTTTTATTGAAGGAGAAGAAAAGCGCAGTCCCAGCGTGCAAGGAAGAATTACACCGAATGGAGAAGTAGAAATACTTTCTACTCACGATCAGATTTTAGGCGGTTCGGGCGGCCAAATTTTCTTGGGTTGCTATTTTCCGGCAGATGAAAGTTACCGCCTCCAATTGCAAGAATTTGGGTGGCGAATAGGTCAAAATTTAGCTAAAAAAGGAGCATTAGAACGTTTTGGTGTTGACTTTATTGCCGTTCGTCAACCCGATGAATTAGGTCAAAAAAAGTGGGATATCCAAGCCATTGAAATTAACTTGCGTAAAGGTGGTACTACCCATCCATTTATGACCTTGAAATTTTTAACTAACGGTCGTTATGATATGTCTACTGGATTATTTTACAGCCAGCAAGGATGTCCGAAATATTATATTGCTACCGATAACTTGCAAAAAGAACGCTATCGGGGTCTTCTCCCAAATGATTTAATGGATATTATTACTTGGCATCGACTGCATTTCGATACTAGTACCGAAACGGGAACCGTTTTTCATCTAATGGGATGCCTTTCTGAATTTGGTAAATTGGGATTAACTAGTATCGGTAATTCACTGCAACAAGCTCAAGATAGTTACAATAAAGTTATTAAGGTTTTAGATGAAGAAACTAAATAA
- a CDS encoding 4-hydroxy-3-methylbut-2-enyl diphosphate reductase, giving the protein MDTKAFKRSLQQSENYHRKGFGHQEEVAGVLQSEYQSNLIQQIRENNYTLKRGDVTIRLAEAFGFCWGVERAVAMAYETRQHFPNDRIWVTNEIIHNPSVNDRLREMQVEFIPVNQGKKDFSCVSTGDVVILPAFGASVQEMQLLNDMGCKIVDTTCPWVSKVWNTVEKHKKKSYASIIHGKYKHEETIATSSFAGKYLIVLNMAEAEYVANYILNGGDRNEFMAKFSRACSPGFDPDRDLEHIGIANQTTMLKSETEQIGKLFEHTMMKKYGPARLNDHFQSFNTICDATQERQDAMLNLVEEKLDLIVVIGGYNSSNTTQLQQIAIERQIPSYHIDSADRIHSNNRIEHKILHGDLVVEENWLPDGEIVVGITSGASTPDKVVEDAIEKIFQLKAAALV; this is encoded by the coding sequence ATGGATACAAAAGCCTTCAAACGCTCGCTGCAACAATCAGAGAATTACCATCGTAAAGGATTTGGTCACCAAGAGGAAGTTGCTGGTGTTCTCCAGTCAGAGTATCAAAGCAATCTGATTCAACAAATCCGGGAAAACAATTATACTCTCAAAAGAGGTGATGTAACTATTCGTTTGGCAGAAGCGTTTGGCTTTTGCTGGGGTGTAGAACGCGCCGTCGCGATGGCTTACGAAACCCGCCAGCATTTCCCAAACGATCGCATTTGGGTAACTAACGAAATTATACACAACCCCTCCGTAAACGATCGCCTGCGAGAAATGCAGGTAGAATTCATTCCCGTTAACCAAGGTAAAAAAGACTTTTCCTGCGTCAGTACCGGAGATGTGGTAATTTTACCCGCTTTCGGTGCTAGCGTTCAGGAAATGCAACTACTCAACGATATGGGTTGCAAAATTGTCGATACCACCTGTCCTTGGGTGTCGAAAGTTTGGAACACGGTAGAGAAGCACAAGAAAAAAAGTTACGCTTCCATCATTCACGGTAAGTATAAGCACGAAGAAACGATCGCAACTAGTTCTTTTGCTGGCAAATATCTGATCGTACTGAATATGGCAGAGGCAGAATACGTTGCCAATTATATTCTCAATGGTGGCGATAGAAATGAATTTATGGCCAAATTCAGCCGTGCTTGTTCGCCCGGATTTGACCCCGATCGCGATTTAGAGCATATTGGTATTGCTAACCAAACTACCATGCTCAAAAGCGAAACCGAACAAATCGGTAAACTGTTCGAGCATACGATGATGAAAAAGTATGGCCCCGCTCGGTTAAACGACCATTTCCAAAGTTTTAATACCATCTGCGATGCTACCCAAGAACGTCAAGATGCGATGTTGAATTTGGTAGAAGAGAAGTTGGATTTGATCGTAGTTATCGGCGGATATAATTCGTCTAATACTACTCAATTACAACAAATTGCGATCGAACGACAAATTCCTTCTTATCATATCGATAGCGCTGACAGGATTCACTCCAATAATCGCATCGAACATAAGATATTACACGGAGATTTGGTAGTAGAAGAAAATTGGTTACCCGATGGGGAAATCGTGGTGGGAATCACTTCTGGTGCTTCTACCCCCGATAAAGTTGTGGAAGATGCCATTGAAAAGATTTTTCAGTTAAAAGCGGCTGCTTTGGTTTAG
- a CDS encoding aminopeptidase P N-terminal domain-containing protein — protein MQAEYRQRREQLMAKIGNGTAIFRSAPTAVMHNDVEYNFRQDSDFYYLTGFNEPEAVAVLAPHHSEHRFVLFLQPKDPEKETWSGYRVGVEAAKELYGADEAYPINELDEKLPQYLEKADKIYYHLGRDEKFNQTILKHWQRLIATYSKRGTGPIAIEDTNFVLHGMRLVKSPTELELMRKAIAISVEAQNHAREFAAPGRYEYEVQAEIEHIFRLRGGLGPAYPSIVASGANACVLHYVENNRQMQDNELLLIDAGCCYEYYNGDITRTFPVGGKFTPEQKAIYDIVLEAQLKAIEQVQPGNPWNLFHDTAVRVLTEGLVDLGLLKGNIDELIKEEKYKPFYMHRTGHWLGLDVHDAGLYKHGEEAWQVLQPGQILTVEPGIYIGPNIKPAEGQPEVDERWRGIGVRIEDNVLVTETGHEILTAGVPK, from the coding sequence ATGCAAGCAGAATACCGCCAACGTCGCGAACAATTGATGGCTAAAATTGGCAACGGCACGGCTATTTTTCGCAGTGCACCAACCGCCGTAATGCACAACGATGTCGAATATAATTTCCGACAAGATAGCGATTTTTATTATTTGACAGGATTTAACGAACCAGAAGCGGTGGCAGTTTTAGCACCCCATCATTCCGAACATCGGTTTGTGTTATTCTTACAACCAAAAGACCCGGAAAAGGAAACTTGGTCGGGATACCGGGTGGGTGTAGAAGCAGCTAAAGAATTATATGGGGCTGATGAAGCTTATCCCATTAATGAATTGGATGAAAAGCTGCCGCAATATTTAGAAAAAGCAGATAAGATTTATTACCATTTGGGAAGAGATGAAAAGTTTAATCAAACTATTCTTAAACATTGGCAAAGATTGATCGCTACTTATTCTAAACGCGGTACGGGGCCGATTGCCATTGAAGATACAAATTTTGTATTGCATGGAATGCGGTTGGTGAAAAGTCCGACTGAATTAGAGTTAATGCGGAAAGCAATTGCAATTTCCGTAGAAGCGCAGAACCACGCACGAGAATTTGCAGCACCGGGACGTTATGAATATGAAGTGCAAGCAGAAATCGAGCATATTTTTCGCTTGCGGGGCGGTCTGGGGCCAGCTTATCCATCAATTGTGGCTTCTGGTGCTAATGCTTGTGTGCTGCATTATGTGGAGAATAATCGGCAGATGCAGGATAATGAATTGCTGTTAATTGATGCTGGTTGTTGCTATGAGTATTACAATGGGGATATTACTCGCACTTTTCCCGTTGGTGGCAAGTTTACACCAGAACAAAAGGCAATTTACGATATTGTTTTAGAAGCACAATTAAAAGCAATCGAGCAAGTACAACCCGGTAATCCTTGGAATTTATTTCACGATACGGCGGTGAGAGTTTTGACTGAGGGTTTGGTTGATTTGGGATTGCTAAAAGGCAATATCGATGAGTTGATTAAAGAGGAGAAATACAAGCCTTTTTATATGCACCGCACAGGACATTGGTTGGGATTAGATGTTCACGATGCGGGGTTATATAAACATGGGGAAGAAGCTTGGCAAGTTTTGCAACCTGGACAAATTTTAACTGTGGAACCGGGAATTTATATCGGGCCAAATATTAAGCCTGCGGAAGGACAACCGGAAGTGGACGAAAGATGGCGCGGTATTGGCGTTCGGATTGAGGATAACGTGTTAGTGACAGAAACAGGTCACGAGATTTTAACTGCTGGAGTTCCTAAGTAA
- a CDS encoding cytochrome c biogenesis protein CcdA codes for MIETLQTYLYHIAQFADSLVRSQLTQLSWLSVAVIFAAGLLTSLTPCMLSMLPITIGYIGGYEAKSRLQAAAQSTWFALGLATTLAGLGIVAGLVGQVYGQIGFGLPIVVSIIAIIMGLNLLEALPLQFPSFGGTEWISKDLPAGVRSYLLGLTFGLVASPCSTPVLATLLAWVANTKDLVLGGALLLSYTAGYVAPLILAGTFTASIKKLLELRRWSGWINPVSGALLVGFGVFSLLSRIPLGSF; via the coding sequence ATGATCGAAACACTGCAAACCTATCTTTACCATATCGCGCAATTTGCTGATTCCTTGGTGAGGAGTCAGTTAACTCAACTTAGTTGGCTGAGTGTCGCTGTTATCTTTGCAGCTGGCTTGCTTACCAGCTTGACACCTTGTATGCTTTCCATGTTGCCGATTACGATCGGCTATATCGGCGGGTACGAAGCGAAAAGCCGCCTGCAAGCTGCTGCTCAGTCTACTTGGTTTGCCTTGGGATTGGCAACTACCCTGGCTGGATTGGGAATTGTGGCTGGTTTAGTGGGACAAGTTTACGGTCAAATTGGCTTTGGTTTGCCGATCGTCGTCAGCATCATCGCCATTATCATGGGGTTAAACTTATTAGAAGCCCTACCTCTGCAATTTCCCTCGTTTGGCGGTACTGAATGGATTTCTAAAGATTTACCAGCCGGAGTGCGTTCCTATTTGCTTGGCTTGACTTTCGGTTTAGTCGCTTCCCCTTGCAGTACACCAGTTCTCGCCACCTTGTTAGCTTGGGTAGCCAACACGAAAGATTTGGTATTAGGTGGCGCTTTGCTGCTATCCTACACAGCTGGATACGTCGCACCTTTAATTTTGGCTGGTACGTTTACGGCTTCTATTAAAAAATTGTTGGAATTGCGTCGCTGGTCTGGTTGGATCAACCCCGTTAGCGGTGCATTATTAGTAGGATTTGGCGTATTTTCTCTGCTGTCTAGAATTCCCCTGGGTAGTTTTTAA
- a CDS encoding YetF domain-containing protein, whose amino-acid sequence MMELLFKVDWYRVFVPSTSVAELFVRGSLVYLMLFAILRFLPNRQIGTVGISDLLVVVLFAEAAQNAMASNYTAIADGAILVTTIILWSYSLNWLGYKFPRFQKFLSPPPMPLVKNGRILRANMEQQLITQDELMSILRQKGVHKLSEVKLAFMESDGNISIITYPVKREVLPNTEET is encoded by the coding sequence ATGATGGAATTGTTGTTTAAGGTGGATTGGTATCGGGTATTTGTTCCGAGTACATCTGTAGCGGAATTGTTCGTGCGGGGGTCGTTGGTTTATTTAATGTTGTTTGCGATTCTGCGCTTTTTGCCTAATCGTCAAATTGGCACGGTGGGAATTTCCGATTTGTTGGTGGTGGTGTTGTTTGCGGAGGCTGCCCAAAATGCGATGGCAAGTAATTATACTGCGATCGCAGATGGTGCTATTTTGGTAACTACCATTATTTTATGGAGTTATAGCTTAAACTGGCTGGGCTATAAGTTTCCTCGCTTTCAAAAGTTCCTCAGTCCGCCTCCCATGCCTTTGGTAAAAAATGGCCGGATATTGCGTGCCAATATGGAACAGCAATTAATTACTCAAGATGAGTTAATGAGTATTTTGAGGCAAAAGGGGGTGCATAAGTTGAGTGAGGTTAAATTGGCATTTATGGAGTCGGATGGCAATATCAGTATAATCACTTATCCTGTCAAAAGAGAAGTTTTACCTAATACAGAGGAAACCTAA